From a region of the Odontesthes bonariensis isolate fOdoBon6 chromosome 2, fOdoBon6.hap1, whole genome shotgun sequence genome:
- the LOC142399452 gene encoding uncharacterized protein LOC142399452, which produces MFPAGNSACGRCLSRGKSAEKMEPPEESGAGQMSESEGAPCLFHHHRGETQEGRIFPYPRALNSGSSLHGDPVCSIKTPSVTGYLKSSAVTEKILPQESFISQVPLKLQIKVSGQRGCLGISIAGGKGSLPYKDHDEGIFISRVAEGGASEKAGIYVGDRLLEVNGQSMEGATHHEAVSALRNAGSCIKMKVLREKLLPRQGWDPDVRQDPPDLTGQQHRRHESGGLRSKQFQLDSTVHCLSKKIEAVVCNGNGIVSDLERDLNRTLSELEAEVLKKDSLQGEKHTMAIPRIILTHPSTSDEDVELLAQTPSRERPCDVGHAGKRVYSDCSDSAFYPP; this is translated from the exons ATGTTTCCTGCCGGCAATAGTGCTTGTGGTCGTTGCTTGAGCAGAGGGAAGAGCGCAGAGAAAATGGAACCACCTGAAGAG AGTGGTGCAGGCCAGATGTCAGAGAGCGAAGGCGCACCGTGTCTATTTCATCACCACAGAGGTGAAACCCAAGAGGGCAGGATATTTCCGTATCCCAGAGCCCTTAATTCGGGGTCTAGTCTCCATGGAGACCCTGTCTGCAGTATAAAGACCCCATCAGTTACAGGGTATCTAAAATCTTCTGCGGTGACCGAGAAGATCCTTCCTCAGGAATCATTCATCTCCCAAGTGCCATTAAAA TTGCAGATCAAAGTTTCTGGCCAGAGGGGATGTTTGGGAATCAGCATAGCTGGTGGAAAGGGTTCTCTGCCTTACAAAGACCATGATGAG GGCATCTTTATTTCCCGAGTAGCTGAAGGGGGGGCGTCAGAAAAGGCTGGAATCTATGTTGGAGATAGATTGCTGGAG GTCAACGGCCAGAGCATGGAGGGCGCGACCCACCACGAGGCAGTCAGCGCCCTCAGGAATGCTGGGAGCTGCATCAAAATGAAAGTgctcagagagaagctgctACCTCGACAGGGGTGGGACCCAGACGTGCGTCAGGATCCCCCGGATTTGACCGGCCAGCAGCACCGCAGGCACGAGAGTGGAGGCCTGAGAAGCAAACAGTTCCAGCTGGACAGCACTGTACACTGCTTGTCCAAGAAGATTGAGGCAGTTGTCTGCAATGGCAACGGCATAGTG TCTGATTTGGAGAGAGATCTGAACAGAACCTTGTCTGAACTGGAGGCAGAGGTGTTAAAAAAGGATTCACTGCAAGGGGAAAAACACACAATGGCA ATCCCCCGGATCATCCTAACTCATCCCTCTACCTCGGATGAAGATGTGGAGCTGTTGGCACAGACTCCCAGCAGAGAGCGGCCATGTGACGTTGGTCATGCTGGCAAGCGTGTTTACTCTGACTGCAGCGACAGTGCTTTCTACCCACCTTGA